A window of the Paenibacillus woosongensis genome harbors these coding sequences:
- a CDS encoding class I SAM-dependent methyltransferase has protein sequence MNRERLRELWKKEEEKSFQGWGFSSLTGRIAEEDLPWDYKAAVLAQMSEERVMLDMGTGGGEFLRSLQPPRGRTFATEAYPPNYELCRAVLPAYGIEVRQVFDDASLPFDDGFFDLVINRHEAYSVQELVRVLKPGGWFITQQVGGQNNRELSRWLLGEEGMTTDSGFGLEQAARELTLAGFTVMERHECFPRLRFLDIGALVYFARVIEWEFAGFSVDRCFEKLCELQKKLEQDGCVESREHRFFIVARKPI, from the coding sequence ATGAATCGTGAGAGATTAAGAGAGTTATGGAAAAAGGAAGAAGAAAAGAGCTTTCAGGGGTGGGGTTTCTCCTCCTTGACCGGGCGAATCGCGGAGGAGGATCTACCATGGGATTATAAAGCTGCGGTGCTGGCCCAGATGAGCGAAGAACGCGTGATGCTCGATATGGGGACCGGGGGCGGTGAGTTTCTGCGGTCGCTCCAGCCTCCAAGAGGGAGAACGTTTGCGACAGAGGCGTATCCGCCGAATTACGAGCTCTGCCGGGCTGTTTTGCCCGCTTATGGGATTGAGGTCAGACAGGTGTTCGATGATGCGAGCCTGCCTTTTGACGACGGGTTCTTCGATTTGGTGATCAATCGTCATGAAGCCTATTCGGTGCAGGAACTGGTTAGAGTCCTGAAGCCGGGCGGCTGGTTTATTACCCAGCAGGTAGGCGGACAGAACAACCGGGAGCTGTCCCGCTGGCTGCTTGGGGAAGAAGGGATGACCACAGATTCCGGGTTCGGCCTGGAGCAGGCGGCTCGCGAGTTAACGCTGGCTGGATTTACGGTCATGGAGCGGCATGAGTGTTTTCCCCGTCTCCGGTTTTTGGATATCGGGGCGCTGGTGTATTTTGCGAGAGTCATCGAATGGGAGTTTGCCGGTTTTTCTGTGGACCGGTGCTTTGAGAAGCTGTGTGAGCTGCAGAAGAAGCTGGAGCAGGACGGCTGTGTGGAGAGCCGGGAGCACCGCTTTTTCATCGTGGCTCGCAAACCGATATAG
- a CDS encoding DUF4272 domain-containing protein translates to MRHFTIFASRNDTGDVPGLIAEIFADGYKIDSGPGEYVVQPRKWFNKNKMVIRVATEDTDPDYFANNVPGMMGFYDRIPFEDEQLKRLVLTQISVINTMLAIETEKDYDEAYLTLFQGLLRGVDGIGFFPDGTLADHDGRVIVHPDGRSGNAEFRPRACTRKIRGEERVSSEGEQRKQATIAYLQERNIPWHEGLPQLPPIGDLRFKSREEIARRAVALLLVIQYACDVLQDEDLEQSRQFVTGMLDKYGVTAALTENEAELLQQEEPEHQDAVNISWQYEAYWALIWALGLVEQLDLPSQTCDCDFAIQAVSSCDSLEEFVERTSLRRPEEILDEADRIYRLHWACVNSRVKGESAPAGMNESIVMERRRALFWLIGCGDESWDHVRMDT, encoded by the coding sequence GTGCGGCATTTTACGATATTTGCTTCAAGGAATGATACCGGAGATGTTCCGGGCTTAATTGCGGAAATATTTGCAGATGGCTACAAAATAGACAGCGGTCCCGGGGAATATGTGGTTCAGCCGCGAAAATGGTTTAACAAGAACAAGATGGTCATCCGGGTTGCCACCGAGGATACTGATCCGGATTATTTTGCGAACAATGTTCCGGGCATGATGGGGTTCTACGATCGTATTCCGTTTGAGGACGAGCAGCTTAAGCGGCTTGTGCTTACGCAGATTTCCGTGATTAACACCATGCTGGCGATTGAGACGGAGAAGGACTACGATGAGGCTTACTTGACGTTGTTCCAGGGGCTTCTTCGCGGCGTGGATGGCATCGGCTTCTTCCCGGACGGGACGCTGGCCGATCACGACGGGCGTGTCATTGTGCATCCTGACGGAAGGTCGGGGAATGCCGAGTTCAGGCCAAGGGCTTGCACGCGAAAAATTAGAGGCGAGGAACGAGTCTCCTCCGAAGGCGAGCAGCGGAAGCAAGCGACGATCGCTTATTTGCAGGAGAGGAATATCCCCTGGCATGAAGGGCTGCCTCAGCTTCCTCCTATAGGGGACTTACGCTTTAAATCCCGGGAGGAAATCGCCCGCAGAGCGGTTGCTCTGCTGCTTGTGATCCAGTATGCCTGCGATGTCCTGCAGGATGAGGATCTGGAGCAATCCAGGCAGTTTGTGACAGGGATGCTGGATAAGTATGGGGTAACGGCTGCCCTGACGGAAAATGAAGCGGAGCTGCTCCAGCAGGAGGAGCCCGAGCATCAGGATGCAGTGAATATCTCCTGGCAGTACGAGGCCTACTGGGCGCTGATCTGGGCTTTGGGGCTGGTGGAGCAGCTCGATTTGCCCAGCCAGACCTGTGATTGCGATTTTGCGATTCAGGCGGTGTCCAGCTGCGATAGCTTGGAGGAGTTTGTGGAAAGAACGTCGCTCCGCCGTCCAGAGGAAATTTTGGATGAAGCGGATCGGATCTACCGTCTGCATTGGGCCTGTGTGAACAGCAGAGTCAAAGGGGAGAGCGCACCGGCCGGGATGAACGAAAGCATCGTCATGGAGCGGCGCAGGGCGCTGTTCTGGCTGATTGGCTGCGGAGATGAATCATGGGATCATGTTCGTATGGATACTTAG